A single genomic interval of Sphingobium sp. EM0848 harbors:
- a CDS encoding nodulation protein NfeD — MPVRHLIFGWQGLCRLFALFIGAILLCLAPAAAGPAPIIVLKLDGAVGPATADYVTKGLRAAAARQAPLVILRMDTPGGLDTSMRVIIRSILASPMPVVSYVAPSGARAASAGTFILYASHVAAMAPGTNTGAATPVQIGTVAPTQDKDQQKKPANPMEAKAVNDAVAFIRSLAELRGRNAAWAEKAVRNAASLSASAALKAHVIDIEAQDQTVLLRQLEGRTVKLGQSSVKLALVHHPVEEIAPDWRTRLLATITDPNVALILMMIGVYGLFFEFMNPASFLPGTLGAICLLTGLYAFAALPVNFAGAALILLGIGMLVAEAFLFSHGVLGVGGIVAFVLGAAMLIDADTPDFRISWSLIAGLAITSAAFLLLVVRTAMSARKRVVVSGVEQMVGAPGVVQDWSGGNGHVFVHGERWAAVGRGEFTQGQPVRITRLSGLTVEVEGNAAKEV, encoded by the coding sequence ATGCCCGTGCGGCATTTGATCTTCGGCTGGCAAGGCCTTTGCCGTCTGTTCGCATTGTTCATCGGTGCGATCCTTCTCTGCCTTGCGCCCGCCGCAGCCGGGCCTGCCCCCATCATCGTCCTCAAGCTCGACGGAGCGGTGGGGCCAGCCACTGCGGACTATGTGACCAAGGGTCTCCGCGCAGCGGCGGCTCGCCAAGCACCATTGGTCATCCTGCGCATGGACACGCCCGGCGGCCTCGACACATCGATGCGTGTCATCATCCGGAGCATCCTCGCCTCGCCCATGCCGGTCGTCTCCTATGTCGCGCCCAGCGGTGCGCGGGCGGCAAGCGCGGGGACGTTCATTCTTTATGCCAGCCATGTCGCAGCGATGGCACCGGGCACCAATACCGGCGCGGCCACCCCCGTGCAGATCGGCACCGTCGCGCCGACGCAGGATAAGGATCAGCAGAAAAAACCCGCCAATCCGATGGAGGCCAAGGCCGTCAACGATGCCGTCGCCTTCATCCGGTCGCTGGCCGAGCTTCGCGGCCGCAATGCTGCCTGGGCGGAGAAAGCGGTGCGCAACGCGGCCAGCCTGTCCGCTTCGGCGGCGCTCAAGGCCCATGTCATCGATATCGAAGCGCAGGACCAGACCGTCCTGCTGCGCCAGCTGGAAGGCCGCACCGTCAAGCTGGGCCAGTCATCCGTGAAGCTCGCCCTTGTCCATCACCCCGTAGAGGAGATCGCGCCGGACTGGCGGACGCGACTGCTGGCGACGATCACCGATCCCAATGTTGCGCTGATCCTGATGATGATAGGGGTCTATGGCCTGTTCTTCGAATTCATGAATCCAGCTTCTTTCCTCCCCGGCACGCTGGGCGCCATCTGCCTGCTCACCGGCCTCTACGCCTTTGCCGCGCTGCCGGTGAATTTCGCCGGCGCCGCATTGATCCTCCTCGGCATCGGCATGCTCGTCGCCGAAGCGTTCCTCTTCTCCCATGGCGTTCTTGGGGTCGGCGGGATCGTCGCCTTTGTGCTGGGCGCGGCCATGCTGATCGATGCCGATACGCCCGACTTCCGTATCTCATGGTCGCTGATCGCAGGCCTCGCCATCACATCGGCCGCCTTCCTGCTGCTGGTCGTTCGCACCGCCATGAGCGCGCGCAAGCGCGTGGTCGTCAGTGGCGTCGAGCAAATGGTCGGGGCCCCCGGAGTCGTGCAGGATTGGAGCGGCGGCAACGGCCATGTGTTCGTCCATGGCGAGCGCTGGGCGGCGGTCGGGCGTGGTGAATTCACG
- a CDS encoding alpha/beta fold hydrolase — MSYVTTQDGVEIFFKDWGPKDAQPIMFHHGWPLSSDDWDAQMLFFLQHGYRVVAHDRRGHGRSAQVSDGHDMDHYAADAAAVAEHLDLRNAVHIGHSTGGGEVARYVARHGIPQGRVAKAVLVSAVPPIMLATDRYPGGLPIDVFDGLRAGLAANRAQFFLDVASGPFYGFNRLGATVSDGVIRNWWRQGMMGSAKAHYEGVKAFSETDQTDDLKAIAVPTLVLHGDDDQVVPYRNAGVLQAEILPNATLKIYPGFSHGMLTVNADVINPDLLAFVKA, encoded by the coding sequence ATGAGCTATGTCACCACGCAGGACGGTGTTGAGATCTTCTTCAAGGATTGGGGTCCCAAGGATGCCCAGCCGATCATGTTTCACCATGGCTGGCCGCTCTCGTCAGATGATTGGGACGCGCAGATGCTGTTCTTCCTCCAGCATGGCTATCGCGTCGTGGCGCATGACCGGCGCGGGCATGGCCGCTCGGCGCAGGTGAGCGACGGGCATGACATGGATCATTATGCTGCCGACGCGGCGGCCGTGGCCGAACATCTCGACCTGCGCAACGCCGTCCATATCGGCCATTCGACCGGCGGTGGCGAAGTCGCGCGCTATGTTGCGCGTCACGGCATCCCCCAAGGCCGCGTCGCCAAGGCGGTTCTGGTCAGCGCGGTCCCGCCGATCATGCTCGCGACCGATCGCTATCCCGGCGGTCTGCCGATCGACGTGTTTGACGGCCTTCGCGCAGGACTGGCGGCCAATCGGGCGCAATTCTTTCTCGATGTGGCGTCGGGACCATTTTACGGCTTCAACCGACTTGGCGCGACCGTCTCTGACGGCGTCATCCGGAACTGGTGGCGGCAAGGCATGATGGGCAGCGCCAAGGCTCATTATGAAGGCGTCAAAGCCTTTTCGGAGACCGACCAGACCGATGACCTGAAGGCGATCGCCGTGCCGACCCTCGTCCTGCACGGCGATGATGATCAGGTCGTGCCCTATCGGAATGCGGGCGTGCTTCAGGCGGAGATCCTGCCGAACGCGACGCTCAAAATCTATCCCGGCTTCTCGCACGGGATGCTGACGGTCAACGCCGATGTCATCAATCCCGACCTGCTCGCCTTCGTGAAGGCCTGA
- a CDS encoding aldehyde dehydrogenase family protein, producing MSAIDKIYIDGAFVTPHGKEHAPLFNPATEEQIGVVQLGDARDVDAAVAAAKRAFPAMSRTSKAERIAMLERLSDAVAARTDDLIATMIQEYGAPALFTGFAVPHAASVFREMAETLESYSFSRTIGRAEVEMRPSGVAAAITPWNSNYGFICAKLATAIAAGTSIVIKPSEMSAFQTQLLLECLHEADLPRGVLNIVNGTGAVAGAALSAHPDIAKISFTGSTVTGRAIFGAAAQGIKRVTLELGGKSPTIILDDADLATAIPQALMTGLLNSGQACIDGTRILAPESRLDEILDGLKTAAEALKVGPATDPANEIGPMVSQKQWERVQTYIRLGQEEGATLLAGGEGRPDHLDRGWFVRPTVFANVTNQMRIAREEIFGPVLCVIPYRDEEEAIAIANDTDYGLAAYVQSSDRERAKRVAARIDAGRVTINSAPHEPFAPFGGFKQSGIGREFGTYGLDAFLEPRAIIA from the coding sequence ATGTCTGCTATCGACAAGATCTATATCGACGGTGCGTTCGTTACCCCTCATGGCAAGGAACATGCGCCGCTGTTCAACCCGGCGACCGAGGAACAGATCGGCGTCGTGCAGCTTGGCGACGCGCGCGATGTCGATGCCGCCGTTGCCGCCGCAAAACGGGCGTTCCCGGCCATGTCCCGCACCTCGAAAGCCGAACGCATCGCGATGCTGGAGCGGCTTTCCGACGCCGTTGCCGCGCGGACCGACGACCTCATCGCGACGATGATCCAGGAATATGGCGCGCCCGCCCTTTTTACCGGCTTTGCCGTGCCGCATGCGGCCTCCGTGTTCCGCGAGATGGCCGAAACTCTGGAAAGCTATTCGTTCAGCCGCACCATCGGCCGCGCCGAGGTGGAGATGCGCCCCTCCGGCGTCGCCGCCGCGATCACGCCATGGAACAGCAATTACGGTTTCATCTGTGCGAAGCTCGCCACCGCGATCGCCGCGGGCACCTCGATCGTCATCAAGCCTTCGGAGATGAGCGCATTCCAGACGCAGCTTCTCCTGGAATGTCTCCATGAAGCCGATCTGCCGCGCGGTGTGCTCAATATCGTCAACGGGACCGGAGCGGTGGCGGGAGCAGCGCTGAGTGCGCATCCGGATATCGCCAAGATCAGCTTCACCGGTTCGACCGTCACGGGCCGCGCCATCTTCGGGGCGGCGGCGCAGGGTATCAAGCGCGTGACGCTGGAGCTGGGCGGCAAAAGCCCCACGATCATCCTCGACGATGCCGATCTGGCAACCGCAATCCCGCAGGCGCTGATGACGGGCCTGCTTAACAGCGGGCAGGCCTGTATCGACGGTACGCGCATTCTTGCGCCAGAAAGCCGTCTTGACGAGATTCTGGACGGGCTGAAGACGGCGGCGGAAGCACTCAAGGTTGGGCCCGCCACTGATCCGGCCAATGAGATCGGCCCAATGGTGAGCCAGAAGCAATGGGAACGCGTCCAGACCTATATCCGGCTTGGGCAGGAAGAAGGCGCAACCCTGCTCGCCGGTGGGGAAGGGCGGCCCGATCATCTCGACCGCGGCTGGTTCGTCCGCCCGACGGTTTTCGCGAACGTCACCAACCAGATGCGGATCGCACGCGAGGAGATATTCGGTCCGGTACTGTGCGTGATCCCCTATCGCGATGAGGAGGAGGCGATCGCGATCGCCAACGACACGGACTATGGGTTGGCCGCCTATGTCCAGTCGTCTGATCGGGAACGGGCGAAGCGCGTCGCCGCACGGATCGATGCAGGACGTGTGACGATCAACAGCGCGCCGCACGAACCGTTCGCACCGTTCGGCGGGTTCAAGCAATCGGGGATCGGGCGTGAGTTCGGGACCTATGGACTCGACGCGTTCCTCGAACCCCGCGCGATCATCGCTTGA
- a CDS encoding amidohydrolase codes for MTPVSRRQALGSAAATALLASTESYAMTQSDLIIVNAKVTTLDRGNPQADAVAIRDGKFLAVGHEGEVRAAAAPNAKVIDAKGRRLIPGLIDSHIHVIRGGLNYNMELRWEGVPTLADAMAMLKRQADNTPPPQWVRVVGGFTEHQFAEKRLPTIDEINAAAPDTPVFILHLYDRALLNAAALRAVGYTKDTPNPPGGEIVRDAAGNPTGLLLAQPNATILYATLAKGPKLPPEYQLNSTRHFMRELNGLGVTSVIDAGGGYQNYPDDYEIIEKLHQDGELTLRIAYNLFTQKPKEELKDFAAWSTKVKPGDGDDSYRHNGAGEMLVYSAADFEDFRVARPDMPANMESDLEPVIRLLAERRWPWRLHATYDQTIGRALDVFEKVNRDIPLTGLNWFFDHAETISERNIDRIAALGGGIAVQHRMAFQGEYFVERYGAKAAEATPPIKRMMDAGLPVGAGTDATRVASYNPWVSLSWLVTGKTVGGMTLYPVRNRMDRETALRLWTEKNTWFSSEVGKKGQIKAGQLADLALLSDDYFSVPEGDIAHLRSVLTILGGKVVHGEGDYGPIAPSLPKPMPDWSPVATFGGHYRRPENAQKMAAACGCNHGCGVHGHDHAAALGASVPAADVQSFWGALGCGCWAV; via the coding sequence ATGACCCCAGTCAGCCGGCGACAGGCGCTCGGAAGCGCCGCCGCCACTGCCCTTCTTGCCTCAACGGAGAGCTACGCCATGACCCAGTCCGACCTCATCATCGTCAACGCCAAAGTGACCACCCTGGACCGCGGCAATCCGCAGGCCGACGCCGTTGCCATTCGCGACGGGAAATTCCTCGCAGTGGGTCATGAGGGCGAAGTGCGTGCCGCCGCGGCCCCCAATGCGAAAGTCATCGACGCGAAGGGCCGGCGCCTCATTCCCGGCCTGATCGACAGCCATATCCATGTCATCCGGGGCGGCCTCAACTATAATATGGAACTGCGCTGGGAAGGTGTGCCGACGCTGGCTGACGCCATGGCGATGCTGAAACGGCAGGCGGACAATACCCCGCCGCCGCAATGGGTGCGCGTCGTTGGCGGCTTTACTGAACATCAGTTCGCTGAAAAGCGCCTGCCGACAATTGACGAGATCAACGCGGCCGCACCGGACACGCCGGTCTTCATCCTCCACCTCTATGACCGCGCGCTGCTGAATGCCGCCGCGCTGCGGGCGGTGGGCTATACCAAGGACACGCCCAACCCGCCTGGCGGAGAGATCGTCCGTGATGCGGCGGGCAATCCGACCGGCCTGCTGCTCGCGCAGCCCAATGCGACGATCCTCTATGCGACGCTGGCCAAGGGGCCAAAGTTACCGCCTGAATATCAGCTCAATTCCACGCGGCATTTCATGCGGGAACTGAATGGCCTGGGTGTCACCAGTGTAATCGATGCGGGCGGCGGCTATCAAAATTATCCCGACGACTATGAGATTATCGAAAAACTGCACCAGGATGGTGAGTTGACGCTACGCATCGCCTATAATCTCTTCACGCAAAAGCCCAAGGAAGAGTTGAAGGACTTTGCTGCCTGGTCGACCAAGGTGAAGCCCGGTGACGGCGACGATAGCTACCGCCATAATGGCGCGGGCGAAATGCTCGTTTATTCGGCTGCGGATTTTGAGGATTTTCGTGTCGCTCGCCCGGACATGCCGGCGAATATGGAAAGTGATCTCGAACCTGTTATCCGTCTGCTCGCCGAGCGCCGCTGGCCATGGCGGCTCCATGCTACCTATGACCAGACGATCGGTCGTGCGCTCGATGTGTTCGAGAAGGTGAACCGCGACATTCCCCTCACGGGCCTCAACTGGTTCTTCGACCATGCCGAGACGATCAGCGAACGCAATATCGACCGCATCGCCGCGCTGGGCGGCGGTATCGCGGTGCAGCACCGCATGGCGTTTCAGGGCGAATATTTCGTCGAACGCTATGGCGCGAAGGCCGCCGAAGCCACTCCGCCGATTAAGCGGATGATGGATGCGGGCCTGCCCGTTGGCGCGGGTACCGATGCGACCCGCGTGGCGAGCTACAATCCCTGGGTTTCGCTATCCTGGCTGGTCACCGGCAAGACGGTCGGCGGCATGACGCTTTACCCGGTCCGCAACCGGATGGACCGCGAAACCGCGCTGCGCCTTTGGACCGAAAAGAACACATGGTTCTCCAGCGAAGTTGGCAAGAAGGGACAGATCAAGGCGGGCCAGCTTGCCGATCTCGCGCTGCTGTCGGACGATTATTTCAGCGTGCCTGAAGGTGATATCGCCCATCTGCGCTCTGTCCTCACCATCCTTGGAGGCAAGGTCGTGCACGGCGAAGGCGATTATGGTCCCATTGCCCCGTCGCTGCCCAAGCCGATGCCCGACTGGTCGCCGGTCGCGACCTTCGGTGGCCATTATCGCCGGCCCGAAAATGCGCAGAAAATGGCGGCGGCCTGTGGCTGCAACCATGGGTGCGGCGTTCACGGACATGACCATGCCGCCGCCCTTGGCGCCAGCGTCCCCGCCGCCGACGTCCAGAGCTTCTGGGGTGCGCTTGGCTGCGGTTGCTGGGCCGTCTGA
- a CDS encoding XapX domain-containing protein: MKAYLISLGAGLLVGIVYSLLGVRSPAPPIIALVGLSGILLGEQVIPIVKRLADRTELARFVRQDCSQHVLGTLPANRDCDA, encoded by the coding sequence ATGAAAGCCTATCTCATCTCTCTCGGCGCCGGCTTGCTGGTCGGCATCGTCTACAGCCTTCTGGGCGTCCGTTCTCCCGCCCCACCCATCATAGCCCTTGTCGGACTGTCGGGCATATTGCTGGGTGAGCAGGTCATTCCCATCGTCAAACGGCTGGCCGATCGGACGGAACTGGCCCGCTTCGTCCGGCAGGATTGCAGCCAGCATGTCCTGGGCACCCTGCCCGCGAACAGGGATTGCGACGCATGA
- a CDS encoding LysR family transcriptional regulator, translating to MARASLIELEAVTAVARLGGFRAAARELGQSSSALSHAVAALEERLGVRLFNRTTRSVALSVEGERFVAEIAPALATIDGAIENAAEQGAEPSGMLRINTSLGAAYMFLAPLFLEYCRLYPLVELEIVTEGALVDVTGRGFDAGIRLAETVPPDMIAVPILPEIRSLVVGAPAYFAASDIPHVPADLYRHRCIRARMASGKLYRWEFERHGETVLIDAPGTLTLDESGLMVEAALAGIGLAYLAEPTIADHIANGRLMVALEDWTPPYPGPCLYFAGRRHIPPRLRALIDLIRSRSSG from the coding sequence ATGGCCAGAGCCAGTCTGATCGAACTGGAGGCAGTCACCGCCGTGGCACGGTTAGGCGGGTTTCGCGCGGCGGCGCGCGAGCTTGGTCAATCCTCCTCTGCGCTGAGCCATGCCGTCGCCGCGCTCGAAGAAAGACTCGGCGTCCGGCTGTTCAACCGCACGACACGCAGCGTCGCGCTTTCGGTGGAAGGCGAGCGTTTCGTGGCCGAGATCGCGCCCGCGCTCGCGACGATCGACGGCGCGATCGAAAATGCGGCCGAACAAGGCGCCGAACCGTCGGGTATGTTGCGTATCAATACTTCGCTTGGCGCAGCTTACATGTTCCTGGCGCCGCTGTTCCTCGAATATTGCCGCCTTTATCCGCTCGTGGAGTTGGAGATTGTCACCGAGGGCGCACTAGTCGACGTGACGGGCCGGGGGTTTGACGCTGGCATCCGCCTTGCCGAGACAGTGCCGCCGGACATGATCGCCGTGCCGATTCTGCCGGAGATCCGATCGCTGGTGGTCGGCGCACCAGCCTATTTCGCGGCGTCCGATATTCCTCATGTCCCGGCCGACCTTTATCGCCACCGCTGCATTCGTGCCCGCATGGCGAGTGGCAAACTCTACCGCTGGGAGTTTGAGCGCCACGGCGAGACCGTGCTGATCGACGCGCCCGGCACGCTGACGCTCGACGAAAGCGGCCTGATGGTGGAGGCGGCGCTGGCGGGTATCGGCCTTGCCTATCTCGCCGAGCCGACAATCGCCGACCATATCGCGAACGGCAGGCTGATGGTGGCGCTGGAAGACTGGACGCCGCCTTATCCAGGACCGTGCCTGTACTTCGCTGGACGGCGACATATTCCACCCCGGCTGCGGGCGCTGATCGATCTTATCCGGTCGCGCAGTTCCGGTTAG
- a CDS encoding hydrolase, translated as MSINATPTPAKSLLAPGNHALVLIDFQSQMAFATKSIAPELLRNNAALISNAAAGFNVPTILTTVAEKSFSGPMFSEITDAFPGQKLLDRTSMNTWEDAAVIEEVNHIGQDRLVFAGLWTSVCIVGPVLSAIEQGFEAYVITDASGDISTEAHERAVERMVQAGARPITSLQYLLELQRDWARVETYDMTTGIARKWGGAYGLGITYAKTMFGASEGGH; from the coding sequence ATGTCCATCAACGCCACCCCGACCCCCGCCAAATCCTTGCTCGCTCCCGGCAATCACGCTCTGGTCCTCATCGACTTCCAGTCGCAAATGGCCTTCGCCACCAAGTCGATCGCGCCCGAATTGCTGCGCAACAATGCCGCGCTGATTTCCAACGCCGCCGCTGGCTTCAATGTCCCGACCATCCTGACCACGGTTGCCGAAAAGAGCTTTTCCGGCCCGATGTTCAGCGAAATCACGGATGCCTTTCCGGGGCAGAAACTGCTCGACCGCACGAGCATGAACACCTGGGAAGATGCAGCGGTGATCGAGGAAGTGAACCACATCGGCCAGGACCGGCTGGTCTTTGCCGGCCTGTGGACTTCGGTGTGCATCGTCGGCCCGGTCCTCTCGGCCATCGAGCAGGGCTTCGAAGCCTATGTCATCACCGACGCGAGCGGCGACATTTCCACCGAGGCGCATGAACGCGCGGTTGAACGCATGGTGCAGGCTGGTGCTCGCCCCATCACCTCGCTGCAATATCTCCTTGAGCTTCAGCGCGACTGGGCGCGTGTCGAAACCTATGACATGACCACCGGCATCGCCCGCAAATGGGGCGGCGCTTATGGCCTTGGCATCACCTACGCCAAGACGATGTTCGGCGCCTCTGAAGGCGGCCACTGA